Proteins encoded within one genomic window of Gloeobacter kilaueensis JS1:
- a CDS encoding DUF5615 family PIN-like protein — MARFLADENFNNQIVRGVLRQNPNTDIIRVQDVDLSGVDDPGVLAWAAEEGRIVLTHDVATMITFVYQRIQAGLSMPGLFEVNRRVPVGLAIEEIILIAECSIEGEWEGQVRFLPLR; from the coding sequence ATGGCTCGATTCCTGGCTGATGAAAACTTCAATAACCAAATTGTTCGAGGTGTTCTTCGCCAAAACCCAAACACCGACATAATACGTGTTCAAGACGTGGATCTGTCGGGAGTAGACGACCCAGGTGTTTTAGCTTGGGCAGCCGAAGAAGGACGCATTGTTCTGACTCACGACGTTGCTACGATGATCACCTTTGTATACCAACGCATTCAAGCTGGCTTGTCTATGCCCGGATTATTTGAGGTGAATCGTCGTGTCCCAGTAGGTTTAGCGATAGAAGAAATTATCTTGATTGCGGAGTGCAGCATTGAAGGAGAGTGGGAAGGGCAAGTGAGATTTCTCCCTCTACGGTAG
- a CDS encoding DUF433 domain-containing protein encodes MTLAIALEPAPIETDSQGVVRVAKTRITLDTVVTAFLEGCTPEEIGEQYPSLQLPDIYLVIGYYLKHRGEVHTYLAERQQQANLIRQEAEQRFNPLGIRDRLLARRNESK; translated from the coding sequence ATGACTCTAGCAATTGCCCTTGAACCTGCGCCGATAGAGACCGATTCTCAAGGTGTTGTACGAGTTGCCAAAACTCGTATCACTTTAGACACTGTTGTGACTGCCTTTCTTGAGGGATGTACGCCAGAGGAAATAGGGGAGCAGTATCCATCTTTACAACTGCCAGACATCTACTTGGTTATCGGTTACTACCTTAAACATCGAGGTGAGGTGCATACCTACCTTGCAGAACGTCAGCAGCAGGCGAATTTGATTCGGCAAGAGGCTGAACAACGCTTTAATCCTCTTGGAATACGCGATCGTTTGCTTGCTCGACGCAATGAATCCAAGTAA
- a CDS encoding mechanosensitive ion channel family protein, which produces MKLFQRVLYGWLIVAMLIGAGAPAARAQLSLPNLMQQKVTAAPDGVRRLGAIEVAPVRFEGRELFSVVSPTVRDRNNPGNLVPVEVRAELIEAQLKRVVSPKPLKITITTDDPPQPPLQLPRPQSASSTDFDPRSLRVYYSTLNGAIVIFATDDYHTKPLKILTITDQDADYYGLTPEELAQQWRTELDERLKRSLEERQPEQLLLQIEQAALATAVVAGISVGLWLLRGLVKLRDRVLAERQAQSGAEPMPQTEVAADGAGRQAILAAFRQQFTLQRRRGLLAIASWLLSSALVVTWIVGASFILALFPWTRELALQILSVPFLLVSIWFASGLINRIGDVLIDRFGNVWEENGFFSLDDAQRKSLRIATISRALKVTKTSLVIAVGITFALGLIGIPVASILAIGGILAFALTFGLQNIIKDVANGCLILWEDQYALGDVIAVGAATGLVENLNLRITQIRTSEGRLITIPNSAVVQVENLTRNWSRVDFTVEVAYESDIERALGLLKDVSQKMYDEPYWRERLIDLPEVLGVDALHHSGMLLRVWIKTRPLQQWPVGREFRLRVRLALEEQGIAIGTPQLTLAAQNEHSTREENRSHHPETDW; this is translated from the coding sequence ATGAAACTTTTCCAGCGAGTGCTCTACGGCTGGTTGATCGTCGCAATGCTGATCGGAGCCGGGGCACCTGCGGCCAGAGCCCAGTTGAGCCTGCCCAATTTGATGCAGCAGAAGGTGACGGCGGCACCGGACGGGGTGCGCAGGCTGGGGGCGATCGAGGTGGCTCCGGTCCGCTTCGAGGGCCGGGAACTGTTTTCTGTCGTCTCACCCACAGTCCGCGACCGCAACAACCCCGGCAATCTCGTACCTGTGGAGGTGCGCGCCGAACTTATCGAAGCCCAGCTCAAGCGCGTCGTCAGCCCAAAACCCCTCAAGATCACGATTACAACCGACGACCCCCCCCAGCCCCCCCTGCAGTTGCCCCGCCCCCAGTCCGCAAGCAGCACCGACTTCGATCCGCGCAGCCTGCGCGTCTACTACTCGACGCTCAACGGCGCGATCGTCATCTTCGCTACCGACGACTATCACACCAAGCCCCTGAAGATTCTCACGATCACCGATCAAGACGCCGACTACTACGGACTGACCCCAGAGGAACTGGCCCAGCAGTGGCGCACCGAACTGGACGAACGGCTGAAGCGCTCGCTAGAGGAGCGCCAGCCGGAGCAACTGCTGCTGCAGATCGAACAGGCTGCCCTGGCTACTGCCGTTGTCGCGGGGATCAGCGTCGGGCTGTGGCTGTTGCGCGGTCTTGTAAAGTTGCGCGACCGCGTTCTTGCCGAGCGTCAGGCGCAAAGTGGTGCCGAACCGATGCCACAGACAGAAGTGGCAGCGGACGGTGCAGGTAGGCAGGCGATTCTGGCGGCCTTTCGGCAGCAATTTACCCTGCAGCGGCGGCGGGGTTTGCTGGCGATCGCAAGCTGGCTTCTCAGTTCGGCGCTGGTCGTCACCTGGATCGTTGGAGCGTCGTTTATTCTGGCCCTTTTTCCCTGGACGCGGGAGCTGGCCCTGCAGATTCTCAGCGTGCCTTTTTTACTGGTCTCTATCTGGTTTGCCTCTGGCCTCATCAACCGCATCGGCGATGTGCTCATCGACCGCTTCGGCAACGTCTGGGAAGAAAATGGCTTTTTTAGCCTCGACGACGCCCAGCGCAAGTCGCTGCGCATCGCCACGATTTCGCGGGCGCTCAAAGTCACCAAGACTTCCCTCGTCATCGCCGTGGGCATTACCTTTGCCCTGGGACTCATCGGCATTCCGGTCGCATCGATTCTCGCCATCGGCGGTATCCTCGCCTTTGCCCTCACCTTTGGCCTGCAGAACATCATCAAAGACGTGGCCAACGGCTGCCTTATCCTCTGGGAGGACCAGTACGCCCTGGGCGATGTGATCGCCGTCGGTGCCGCCACCGGACTGGTCGAAAACCTCAACCTGCGCATCACCCAGATCCGCACCAGCGAGGGGCGGCTCATCACCATTCCCAACAGTGCCGTCGTCCAGGTAGAAAACCTCACCCGCAACTGGTCGCGGGTCGATTTTACGGTCGAGGTAGCCTACGAAAGCGACATCGAGCGGGCACTGGGCCTGCTCAAGGACGTGTCTCAGAAAATGTACGACGAGCCCTACTGGCGCGAACGACTCATCGACCTGCCCGAGGTGCTGGGGGTCGATGCCCTCCACCACAGCGGCATGTTGCTGCGCGTCTGGATTAAGACCCGGCCCTTGCAGCAGTGGCCCGTGGGCCGCGAATTTCGCCTCAGGGTACGCCTCGCCCTTGAGGAGCAGGGCATCGCTATCGGCACTCCGCAGCTCACCCTTGCAGCTCAGAATGAACACTCCACCCGCGAAGAGAACCGCTCCCACCACCCTGAAACCGACTGGTGA
- a CDS encoding response regulator → MDRIRILCVEDMALIRSTLITFIERDTRMLVVAQAENGREAIEMALLHQPDVILMDLRMPVMDGIEATIAIRHKWPEARILLLTVIGGVDDIDRALKAGARGYLLKGCQPHELHAALLAIHEGKEHISPEVALKLADQRPLTLTDREHEVLKLLAANHSVDKMAEALCCSESTIRFHRVNLFRKLGVGDRAAAVAEAAKRGLIYFEP, encoded by the coding sequence ATGGATCGAATTCGGATTCTTTGCGTTGAAGACATGGCCCTAATTCGCAGTACCCTCATCACATTTATCGAACGTGACACTCGGATGCTCGTCGTCGCCCAAGCTGAGAATGGGCGCGAAGCCATAGAGATGGCATTGCTTCATCAGCCAGATGTGATCTTAATGGACTTGCGTATGCCGGTGATGGATGGCATTGAAGCAACCATAGCGATACGTCACAAGTGGCCAGAAGCTAGGATACTGCTTCTGACTGTTATAGGCGGTGTCGATGACATCGACCGGGCTTTAAAAGCTGGAGCGAGAGGTTATCTGCTCAAGGGCTGTCAACCTCACGAGTTGCACGCTGCACTACTGGCTATTCATGAAGGGAAAGAACACATCTCTCCTGAAGTGGCACTGAAATTGGCAGATCAGCGGCCATTGACACTGACAGACCGAGAACATGAAGTGCTCAAGCTGCTGGCAGCAAACCATTCAGTAGACAAAATGGCAGAGGCGCTATGCTGCTCTGAGAGTACTATTAGGTTTCATAGAGTAAATCTTTTTCGCAAGTTGGGCGTTGGAGATAGAGCTGCAGCAGTGGCAGAAGCAGCAAAAAGGGGACTGATCTATTTTGAACCCTAA
- a CDS encoding cache domain-containing protein, producing MNKLSTSSKWLFTTMIAIGIACIVTAIGYNNWIYDFYVRLTGYWFEGDRIAFEDILRQKRSRIEDHTALMRELIGSGKGVPMPKTLHNDLSEYELSFIVITDGAGRITSGMSRILDRSLDSKQILMRPDQEQIVEPRWVPAEFAVPEHRLQYHDTLPLIGESLAEFGIVRDSLRLGRTFSGIERVSPSILMRLGLKGQGGVHNLAIVSSREIPGGLAISGMLLNGDPTLVDRMLITHAAEDEVTIYADNIAIATNLHKEDRIDRLYGVTMPEAIAERVLKNGQTYWGLVVLGDAPHYVSANPLWDHSIQIRKVSHFISPDIFPVGILSLSIHESFFRLDRFWYGAVAVAGSIFIIALTIIGLFYARQRDYEKKAIIAEEEAERFRQVAQDQRIAVIVAQRKNEFASMVHDTVGQYIALSKTYGYIVRDAIEQDLPDTEEASLALENLQEALQQGLQEIRRSALSIDPRLANVNLEEGLRGLVEEWEKAKNQLILSVNGKGPELPTEARRNVYFIAQEAVRNAFVNGKARTVHLELFRSVNAVRVCVQDDGLGFDTKLVLSADHGGKGLVIMHERAKAISGNLKIESVEGQGTRVELEVPIINGDFRQ from the coding sequence ATGAATAAATTATCGACCAGTTCTAAATGGCTTTTTACTACTATGATTGCAATCGGTATTGCCTGTATCGTAACGGCGATTGGATACAATAACTGGATTTATGATTTTTATGTGAGATTGACGGGCTACTGGTTTGAAGGGGACCGTATCGCTTTTGAAGACATTCTGAGGCAAAAGCGAAGCCGCATTGAGGATCACACGGCGCTAATGCGAGAATTAATAGGCTCTGGTAAGGGTGTTCCCATGCCTAAGACATTGCACAATGACCTTAGCGAATACGAGCTGTCTTTCATAGTTATTACAGACGGAGCGGGTCGGATCACTTCTGGTATGAGCCGGATACTCGATAGGAGCCTCGACTCCAAACAGATACTAATGCGCCCAGACCAAGAGCAAATCGTGGAGCCACGTTGGGTGCCAGCCGAATTCGCTGTTCCTGAGCATAGGCTCCAATACCATGACACGCTTCCGCTAATTGGTGAATCGCTCGCGGAATTTGGAATTGTTCGTGACAGCTTGCGCCTGGGAAGAACGTTCAGCGGCATTGAGCGGGTTAGCCCGTCCATATTGATGAGATTGGGTTTGAAAGGACAAGGGGGAGTACACAACCTCGCCATCGTGAGCAGTAGAGAGATCCCTGGGGGATTGGCTATTTCGGGAATGCTGCTAAACGGCGATCCAACGTTGGTGGATCGGATGCTTATAACCCATGCAGCGGAAGATGAAGTAACGATCTATGCAGATAATATTGCAATTGCTACCAATTTGCACAAGGAGGATAGAATCGACCGGTTGTACGGAGTAACTATGCCTGAAGCTATTGCAGAGCGAGTATTGAAAAATGGTCAGACCTACTGGGGACTGGTGGTCCTTGGAGACGCACCACATTATGTCTCTGCAAATCCCCTGTGGGATCATAGCATCCAAATTCGAAAGGTTTCACATTTTATTTCACCGGATATTTTTCCAGTCGGGATTCTTAGTTTATCTATTCACGAGAGCTTTTTCAGATTGGATCGTTTCTGGTATGGGGCTGTTGCAGTTGCGGGCAGCATCTTTATTATTGCATTAACAATAATTGGACTATTTTACGCACGACAACGCGATTATGAAAAAAAGGCGATCATTGCCGAGGAAGAAGCTGAAAGATTCAGACAGGTAGCACAAGATCAGAGGATAGCTGTAATCGTTGCCCAGAGAAAGAATGAGTTCGCCAGTATGGTTCACGATACCGTTGGCCAATATATAGCTTTGAGCAAAACATACGGTTATATAGTACGAGATGCGATAGAACAAGATCTCCCTGATACTGAAGAGGCATCGTTGGCTTTGGAGAACTTGCAAGAAGCTCTACAGCAAGGGCTCCAAGAAATACGCAGATCAGCACTTAGTATCGATCCAAGGTTGGCGAATGTGAATCTAGAGGAGGGCTTGCGCGGCCTTGTAGAAGAATGGGAGAAAGCCAAAAATCAGTTGATTTTGTCGGTGAATGGGAAAGGGCCGGAACTGCCTACTGAGGCTCGCAGGAACGTATACTTTATCGCTCAGGAGGCAGTGCGTAATGCCTTCGTGAATGGTAAGGCGCGTACCGTTCATCTGGAACTGTTTCGCAGTGTGAATGCAGTCCGAGTTTGTGTTCAAGACGACGGGTTGGGGTTCGATACCAAACTAGTATTGAGCGCTGATCACGGAGGCAAAGGGCTCGTCATTATGCACGAGCGTGCTAAGGCAATTTCCGGGAATTTGAAAATAGAGAGTGTTGAGGGGCAGGGTACACGGGTAGAACTGGAGGTACCCATCATAAATGGAGATTTCAGGCAGTGA
- a CDS encoding ADOP family duplicated permease, whose translation MAIVLTLAVAIGANTSVFSAFYTALLKPLPYVDSQQLVIVRETDGGQPVSVSYPNYLDWRGLAHSFSNLSGYALFQAALKDKEKVVPLIGANVDPAFFQTLGVTPRLGRTFNEREDRLGLRVVILSDRAWRQWFAADPGILGRTASLGGQPTTIIGVMPPGFAFPKIADYWIPLGVLVQQSQHLKDSSNFLDRNNRLQLIGIARLRAGTSILSARKEMQGIREQLAKEYPRENKDYGVILLPLREYMNANSSSSLNLLAIAVFLLLMLACINVANLSSAQLITRNREIAIRSALGATQIALLKQLALEGSLLTTASLVGGVVLALGLEGLSRAALPSMQYTLFSWDWPVIVFVTAICFVCSVSAGGLPTLFLTRGLASIPSIKDTQPGTRPIIRRVLEGFVSLQMALALVLLCTAATVGGALWALQSVKPGFQTQSLLSIQTTLDSARYKAAESRKTFSDTVLSKLELQPGVAVSAWTTALPLSGISSYPKVEKIAGRSILQPFTVDYASVSERYFEAMGIPLLAGRVFNKVDSSKSMQVAVINDVFARKYFSNVDPIGQRVKLEIADGWLEIVGVVASVYQRSLAERPGPQLYRPYSQDQWEGVAVVLRTYVNPESLAPAANKTLLGEDPELGIVILSGKQLLEKNLSQARTLTLALATFAFAAIVLSGLGVYGQVTLRISAQTREIGVRLALGATPEAIVRKIIARTLVTVTIGIALGFCLYLLVFSIITSAVIGLQQNSLWLNALLSVALLVVAVIASWLPARSAAALDPLEALRYE comes from the coding sequence ATGGCTATTGTTCTCACCTTGGCAGTAGCGATCGGAGCAAACACTTCTGTCTTTAGCGCCTTTTACACTGCACTTCTCAAACCATTGCCATATGTCGATTCGCAGCAACTCGTGATAGTCAGAGAGACCGATGGGGGACAACCAGTTTCGGTTTCCTACCCTAATTACCTTGACTGGCGTGGGTTAGCACACTCGTTTTCTAATCTCTCTGGCTATGCGCTATTTCAAGCAGCCTTGAAAGATAAAGAGAAAGTAGTTCCTCTTATCGGTGCAAACGTTGATCCTGCATTTTTTCAGACTCTTGGAGTAACGCCGCGTCTGGGTCGAACCTTCAATGAGAGGGAGGATCGCTTGGGTCTTCGAGTAGTAATTCTAAGCGATCGAGCGTGGAGACAATGGTTTGCGGCAGATCCAGGAATATTAGGTAGAACAGCCTCTCTCGGCGGCCAGCCAACTACAATTATTGGGGTGATGCCACCAGGCTTTGCATTCCCGAAAATCGCAGATTATTGGATACCACTAGGCGTTCTTGTTCAGCAATCCCAACATTTAAAAGATAGCTCAAACTTCTTAGATCGCAACAACCGGCTCCAGCTTATAGGAATCGCTCGCCTAAGAGCAGGTACCAGCATTTTAAGTGCGCGAAAGGAGATGCAAGGAATTCGTGAACAGCTAGCAAAGGAGTATCCTCGCGAGAACAAAGACTACGGGGTGATCCTACTGCCTTTGCGCGAGTACATGAATGCAAATTCTTCCTCTTCACTCAATCTGCTTGCAATCGCAGTATTCCTGCTATTGATGCTCGCCTGTATAAACGTTGCGAATTTGAGCAGTGCTCAGCTAATCACAAGGAATAGAGAAATTGCAATCCGGTCGGCTTTGGGAGCGACACAGATAGCCCTACTCAAGCAGTTGGCTCTTGAAGGATCGTTACTTACTACCGCTAGCCTAGTAGGAGGAGTAGTCCTGGCACTTGGTCTAGAAGGGCTATCGAGAGCTGCACTTCCCTCGATGCAATACACCCTTTTTAGCTGGGACTGGCCCGTGATCGTATTCGTGACAGCAATCTGCTTTGTTTGTAGCGTTAGTGCCGGTGGACTGCCTACATTGTTTCTTACTCGTGGTCTGGCGTCGATCCCAAGTATAAAGGACACGCAACCAGGGACGCGACCAATAATTCGAAGAGTACTGGAGGGATTTGTCTCTCTACAGATGGCTCTCGCGCTGGTGCTGCTCTGCACAGCAGCAACTGTAGGTGGAGCCTTGTGGGCTCTGCAGTCGGTCAAGCCAGGATTTCAGACACAATCGCTGCTGAGTATACAAACGACGCTTGATTCAGCGCGATATAAAGCAGCGGAAAGCAGAAAGACTTTCAGCGATACGGTATTGAGCAAGCTGGAATTGCAGCCAGGCGTAGCTGTCTCAGCCTGGACGACAGCACTGCCACTTTCAGGCATCAGCTCTTATCCGAAGGTAGAAAAAATAGCTGGAAGGTCCATCCTGCAACCTTTCACAGTTGATTATGCGTCAGTGAGCGAACGATATTTTGAAGCGATGGGCATACCGTTGCTGGCTGGAAGGGTCTTTAATAAAGTAGATAGTTCAAAATCGATGCAAGTTGCGGTAATCAACGATGTGTTTGCTAGAAAGTATTTTTCAAACGTAGATCCCATTGGCCAGCGCGTCAAACTGGAAATTGCCGATGGATGGCTCGAAATCGTCGGTGTGGTAGCGTCCGTTTATCAACGCTCGCTCGCCGAGCGGCCAGGGCCGCAATTATACCGACCCTATAGCCAGGATCAATGGGAGGGGGTAGCTGTCGTGCTACGAACTTATGTCAATCCAGAATCCCTTGCGCCTGCTGCCAATAAAACTCTACTCGGGGAAGACCCGGAACTAGGAATTGTGATATTATCCGGCAAACAATTACTTGAGAAAAACTTAAGTCAGGCCCGCACTCTTACATTAGCGCTCGCGACTTTCGCGTTCGCTGCAATAGTTCTTTCTGGTTTGGGAGTCTACGGCCAGGTAACCCTTCGGATTTCTGCTCAAACCCGTGAGATTGGAGTGAGGCTTGCGTTAGGGGCAACACCAGAGGCAATTGTCCGCAAAATAATAGCGAGAACCTTGGTTACAGTTACCATCGGCATTGCCCTAGGTTTTTGCCTCTACTTACTAGTATTTTCAATAATAACGAGCGCAGTAATTGGCTTGCAGCAGAATAGCCTCTGGTTGAATGCCTTACTGTCTGTAGCTCTATTGGTAGTTGCCGTGATTGCAAGCTGGCTGCCTGCTCGCTCCGCTGCTGCATTGGACCCTTTAGAGGCTCTAAGATATGAATAA
- a CDS encoding radical SAM protein, with the protein MGEQALEHNCSLPIRNFVFKVASRCNLACGYCYMYRKGDDSYRDQPFFMDPRVVRAAANRIGEHLDKHGCSDRDREIWISIHGGEPLLYGKERIEDFVSIVREVLIDARFSILTNGSLLDKDWLTHLRMLNVHVGVSLDGPKNHHDLARPYPSGVGSHESAERAVKLMMSTPEGQAQFSGTLSVLDPALPAEELYAYFRKELRLFDFDILLPDHHHCDPPIAGDPPVYGQYLTQLFDLWMEEGNPQVRIGFFEDLLGIMMGKVIPHAFWGLQPLPVVVVETDGGLEPPDYFKSCAPGITKTRFNVLRNTIDCVMQNPIVDMILKPRQNLSQTCRNCVWLDQCGGGLLSHRYSLQGEFRNPSVYCADLIYLMEHVYEVLCSSASFAALFD; encoded by the coding sequence GTGGGTGAACAGGCTCTAGAGCATAATTGCTCGCTCCCAATCAGAAATTTTGTATTTAAAGTAGCCAGCCGCTGCAATCTCGCCTGCGGTTATTGCTATATGTATAGAAAAGGTGACGACTCTTATCGAGATCAGCCTTTTTTTATGGATCCACGAGTCGTGCGAGCCGCAGCAAACCGCATTGGCGAGCATCTAGATAAGCATGGATGCTCAGACAGGGATCGGGAAATTTGGATCTCCATTCATGGTGGAGAACCCTTGCTTTATGGCAAAGAGCGGATAGAAGATTTTGTATCTATTGTGCGTGAAGTGTTGATTGATGCCCGCTTCAGTATTTTAACCAACGGTTCTCTGTTAGACAAAGATTGGCTGACACACTTGCGGATGCTCAATGTGCATGTTGGAGTGAGCCTGGATGGACCAAAAAATCATCACGATCTTGCCCGGCCTTATCCTTCGGGAGTGGGTTCACACGAGTCAGCCGAACGGGCAGTCAAATTAATGATGAGCACTCCAGAGGGGCAAGCGCAATTTAGTGGAACCCTCAGTGTATTAGATCCAGCTCTTCCGGCAGAAGAATTGTACGCTTATTTCAGAAAAGAATTAAGACTATTTGACTTTGATATTCTGCTTCCAGACCATCATCATTGCGATCCGCCTATAGCTGGGGATCCGCCGGTATACGGCCAGTATCTGACCCAGTTGTTTGATTTATGGATGGAAGAGGGCAACCCGCAGGTACGAATTGGTTTTTTTGAAGATTTGTTGGGAATCATGATGGGCAAGGTCATCCCTCATGCTTTTTGGGGGCTGCAGCCGCTTCCGGTGGTTGTGGTCGAAACGGATGGCGGCCTTGAACCGCCCGACTATTTCAAATCTTGTGCCCCAGGCATTACAAAGACGAGATTCAATGTGCTCAGAAACACCATTGATTGCGTAATGCAAAATCCGATCGTGGATATGATCTTGAAACCAAGACAAAACCTAAGCCAGACCTGTAGGAACTGCGTCTGGTTGGATCAGTGTGGCGGGGGACTTCTATCACACCGATACTCCTTGCAAGGCGAATTTAGGAATCCGTCTGTATATTGTGCGGATCTGATCTACTTGATGGAACACGTCTATGAGGTGCTTTGCTCATCAGCAAGCTTTGCAGCACTTTTTGATTGA
- a CDS encoding ABC transporter permease produces MSESTSKKSVAPALPDALREWFSRQQAYGPAIAVLLEVVIFSAIAPGFLTLDNLINISLQTAITGILAVGMTMVILTGGIDLSVGSLVALTGVSGALTASAAGLGLVVALAVGGGIGLVTGILVAYFRVAPFVVTLAGLTIARGLAFLLTGGRSVGSLPASFTFWGQTQLGILPLPVLVMLVTVAIGHFVLSRTVFGRQIYAIGGNAEASWLAGVPVQKVLVAVYAINGLLAGLAGAVLAARLGAGIPNSGQLYELDVIAAVVVGGTSLSGGRGGVLGSLLGALFIGTLNNGLNLTGVDPYLQKIVLGAVILAAVLVDSAGRRR; encoded by the coding sequence ATGAGTGAGAGCACCTCAAAGAAGTCCGTCGCCCCCGCCCTGCCGGACGCCCTGCGCGAATGGTTCTCCCGGCAACAGGCTTATGGTCCGGCCATTGCTGTGCTGCTTGAAGTGGTGATCTTCAGCGCCATCGCCCCCGGCTTTTTGACCCTCGACAATTTGATCAATATTTCGCTGCAGACGGCGATCACCGGCATTCTGGCGGTCGGGATGACGATGGTCATCCTTACCGGCGGCATCGATCTGTCGGTCGGTTCGCTGGTGGCTTTGACCGGCGTGAGCGGAGCACTTACGGCGAGCGCGGCGGGCCTGGGCCTGGTGGTTGCCCTCGCTGTGGGGGGCGGCATCGGTCTTGTAACCGGCATTCTGGTCGCCTACTTTCGCGTCGCTCCCTTCGTCGTCACCCTGGCGGGACTGACGATCGCCCGTGGCCTCGCCTTTTTGCTCACCGGTGGCCGCTCGGTGGGCAGTCTGCCTGCAAGCTTTACCTTCTGGGGACAGACCCAACTGGGCATCCTGCCGTTGCCGGTGCTGGTGATGCTGGTGACGGTGGCGATCGGTCATTTCGTCCTCAGCCGCACGGTCTTTGGCCGCCAGATCTATGCGATTGGCGGCAACGCCGAGGCGAGCTGGCTGGCGGGGGTGCCGGTTCAGAAGGTGCTGGTGGCCGTCTACGCCATCAATGGTCTGCTGGCCGGTCTGGCCGGGGCAGTCCTCGCGGCCCGTCTGGGAGCGGGCATTCCCAACAGCGGTCAGCTCTACGAGCTGGATGTGATCGCAGCGGTCGTCGTCGGTGGAACGAGCCTGAGCGGTGGCCGGGGAGGCGTGCTGGGCAGCCTGCTCGGGGCACTCTTTATCGGCACCCTCAACAACGGCCTCAACCTCACCGGCGTCGATCCGTACCTGCAAAAGATCGTTCTGGGGGCTGTGATTCTGGCAGCTGTCCTCGTCGATAGCGCCGGACGGCGACGGTGA